The region AGGGTTACGCCAATGGCTTCTGTGTCTGGCGATTGCGGCATGTTTGGCACCGCAGCGCCAAAGCGCTGCAACAGGGGATCGCCCTCGGCTGTTGGCTCCAGCGAGGCCACAAGCACAGAACGCGCATCGCCATTGCCCGCGCTCAGGTCCATGGTGGCGGCAATGGAGCGCGTGCGCGGCAGCACAAAGGCCACATCCGGGTGGGCTGCCAGTTTGGCAAGATATTCTGGCGTGTATCTGCCGCTTATGACGGGGGAAATTTCAAGATTGCGGGGATCGTTGCGCAGGCGCTCGGTGAGGGTTTGCACCACGCCGAATTTTACGCCGTAGAGCACCAGCAGGGGAGTAAGCACCGCTGCCAGCCCGAGCACGGCGCAGGCCGAGAGCAAAAATTCGTGCCAGTAGTCCTTGCAGGCCAGCCGCAGCATGGTTGTCCAGGTATTCGCCGTCATAATCAGGCCGCCCTCCCTGTCCAGTGGAGGATAGACGCGCTACCGCCCTTGTCCTGTTCCACACGTACCGGCGCGAGCACAAAGCCAGCCTGACGCGCCTGCTCAAGGTTGTGCGTGACCATGACCACAGTGATGCTCAACTGGCGCGCCAACTCCGCAAAAAGCCGCAGCACGTTGGCCGCATGGCCGGGATCAAGCGCGGCTGTGGGTTCGTCCGCCAGCACGACAGATGGCCCGTGCGCCAGCGCCGAGGCTATGGCGACCCGCTGGCGTTCACCTACGGAGAGCGTTGCCGGGTAATGCCCCAGTAAATGCCCAATGCCAAGCCGATCAACAATGGTTGTGATGGCCTCCTGCCGCTTGGCAAGGGTGCCAAGGCTCTTGCAGCGAAGCACAATATTTTCGCGCGCGCTCAGGAAGGGCAGCAGACCGCCTGTTTGCAGCACATAGCCAAGGTGGTGCAGGCGCAGCAGGGCCAGGGCGTCGGTGCCGCCGCTACGCCACGCGGCCAGAATATCCGTGGAGGCCCCGGCCTGCGGGCTGAACGCAAAACTGGCGGCGGCACTGGCGGGATGGGGTAGGTCGCCTTGCCCTGATCCGGTGGGTTTGTGCGGCAGGGCAAAGCCCTCAGGCGTCATATCCGGGCTGAGGGCGCAGGCCAGCATATCCAGCGCGGTGCTTTTGCCGCAACCGCTGGGGCCAACCAGAGCCAGCAGACTGCCGCGAGGCACGTCAAGCTGCTCTATGCGCAGGCGAAAGCCCTCGTCACCGGGTCGGGTTTTGCCAATATTACGCAGGCTGAAAACCATGTCGGACATTAAAACTCCCAGCATTACGCGGGCCGCAGGCTCGTGCTGTTGACCGTTTCCTGCCCCGCTGCCGCGCCCGTTTGGGCCAAGATCTTGAAAAATCCTGTTCCCTGCCAGGGAAGGGGCCTATTTATGAAGGAAGCG is a window of Desulfovibrio desulfuricans DNA encoding:
- a CDS encoding ABC transporter ATP-binding protein, which gives rise to MSDMVFSLRNIGKTRPGDEGFRLRIEQLDVPRGSLLALVGPSGCGKSTALDMLACALSPDMTPEGFALPHKPTGSGQGDLPHPASAAASFAFSPQAGASTDILAAWRSGGTDALALLRLHHLGYVLQTGGLLPFLSARENIVLRCKSLGTLAKRQEAITTIVDRLGIGHLLGHYPATLSVGERQRVAIASALAHGPSVVLADEPTAALDPGHAANVLRLFAELARQLSITVVMVTHNLEQARQAGFVLAPVRVEQDKGGSASILHWTGRAA